The Stomoxys calcitrans chromosome 3, idStoCalc2.1, whole genome shotgun sequence genome includes a region encoding these proteins:
- the LOC106089167 gene encoding large ribosomal subunit protein uL13m isoform X3: protein MSIAKRVQQWATFARQWHIYDCTWQNPFDSAKLISRHLMGKQKPIYHPMNDCGDHVVVINTKEIALPGDEWIKRVYFHHTGYPGGASWTLAWQLHEKDPKMVMQKAVYNSMKGNLQRRYTMQRLHLFADDKVPEEIMANVTNQIRALREVPQRLDMIDKETLDNFPSIMDYPNDYILR from the exons ATGTCAATCGCAAAGCGAGTTCAG CAATGGGCCACATTTGCAAGACAATGGCACATATACGACTGTACCTGGCAAAATCCTTTCGATTCAGCGAAACTTATATCACGACATTTGATGGGAAAGCAGAAACCTATTTATCATCCAATGA ATGACTGTGGTGATCATGTGGTGGTTATAAATACCAAAGAAATTGCTTTACCCGGTGATGAATGGATCAAACGTGTATACTTTCATCACACCGGATATCCAGGAGGTGCTTCGTGGACGCTTGCTTGGCAACTTCACGAAAAGGATCCAAAGATGGTTATGCAGAAGGCTGTTTATAACTCAATGAAAGGTAATCTACAGCGCAGATACACTATGCAGCGGCTACATTTGTTTGCGGATGATAAAGTTCCAGAAGAAATAATGGCAAATGTGACGAATCAAATAAGAGCTCTACGTGAAGTGCCACAACGGTTGGATATGATCGACAAGGAAACATTAGATAACTTCCCCTCCATCATGGACTATCCTAACGATTATATATTGCGttaa
- the LOC131995555 gene encoding uncharacterized protein LOC131995555, whose protein sequence is MAAKPLILAHVVSDNFKLIKTKEKLYDVNRRMLEENMDEACASEMIAEGAAIECTVGSIGSVGASCDKILESNVASGMSGEMCAGVSAATGSRRKDAAKTA, encoded by the exons ATGGCGGCTAAGCCGCTCATTTTGGCGCATGTGGTGTCTGATAATTTCAAGTTGATTAAGACTAAGGAGAAATTGTATGATGTCAATAGGAGAATGCTTGAGGAAAATATGGATGAAGCGTGTGCAAGTGAAATGATTGCTGAGGGTGCTGCTATTGAATGTACCGTTGGGAGTATTGGAAGTGTTGGTGCGAGCTGCGACAAGATATTGGAAAGCAATGTTGCTAGTGGTATGAGTGGTGAGATGTGTGCTGGTGTGAGTGCTGCGACTGGAAGTAGAAGGAAGGATGCCGCTAAAACAG CATAA